The following are from one region of the Synechococcus sp. CBW1108 genome:
- a CDS encoding protein-glutamate O-methyltransferase CheR, with amino-acid sequence MSNSVYQGICELVHKHSSIKLGDNKQTMLTSRLKSRLLQLGIKSWDEYYRYISQGQNNAEIHTLIDLVAINHTQFFRERQHFDRLGSEILDQILAECPGAASKLLAWSAASSTGEEAYSLAITISEHLAKQAGPKPDWLVYASDISSKAIKAATTAIYQEANLNLPQPQFLQRYFKRGRDIYESKCRVKPEILDHVKIERINLFQESYPLPAQLHLIFCRNVLIYFAQDSQSQLVSRLHHMLTPGGFLVIGHCDSLACFKHDFQSLGGGVYRKSS; translated from the coding sequence ATGTCTAACTCTGTCTACCAGGGCATCTGTGAACTGGTTCATAAGCATAGCTCCATCAAGCTGGGCGACAACAAGCAAACAATGCTAACCAGCCGCCTGAAATCCAGGCTGCTGCAACTAGGGATCAAATCCTGGGACGAGTATTACCGCTATATCAGCCAAGGCCAGAATAATGCGGAGATCCATACACTAATCGACCTTGTTGCCATTAACCACACCCAGTTTTTCCGGGAACGGCAGCACTTTGATCGACTTGGCTCAGAAATACTAGATCAGATTTTGGCGGAATGCCCGGGCGCTGCCAGCAAATTATTAGCCTGGTCTGCAGCTAGTTCTACAGGTGAAGAGGCCTATTCGCTGGCAATCACCATCAGTGAGCACCTGGCCAAGCAGGCAGGCCCCAAGCCTGACTGGCTGGTATATGCCAGTGATATTTCCAGCAAAGCCATAAAAGCCGCCACAACGGCTATTTATCAGGAAGCGAACCTAAACCTACCCCAGCCTCAATTTTTACAGCGCTACTTCAAACGCGGCCGCGATATCTATGAAAGTAAATGCAGGGTCAAGCCGGAAATTCTCGACCACGTCAAAATTGAAAGAATTAATCTGTTCCAGGAAAGCTATCCGCTGCCGGCGCAACTTCATCTTATTTTCTGTCGTAATGTGCTCATTTACTTTGCCCAAGACTCCCAATCCCAGCTGGTTTCCAGATTGCATCACATGCTCACACCGGGCGGCTTTCTGGTGATAGGGCACTGCGATAGCCTGGCCTGCTTCAAGCATGATTTCCAATCCCTAGGTGGCGGTGTCTACCGCAAAAGCTCTTAG
- a CDS encoding chemotaxis response regulator protein-glutamate methylesterase — MTRKIRVLVIDDSALVRKTITDTLQMDPDIEVVGVANDPLIAMDKIPKLHPDVLTLDMEMPRMDGLTFLRQLKQENSPLPVVVISSLTQQGSKLALDAMEAGAKEVLAKPDGSSSIGALAGKLAFHIKAAARARRDLAPLPTTKLQPSLPSRPRAPAGMDRRLVVIGSSTGGVEALRYILPALPADLPPIAIVQHIPAYFSKAVAERINDLSAMEVREAADNDPLLPGVCLIAPGDYHMMIVKQDQYRVRLLQTPPVHHCRPAVDVLFRSAAAVAGAHTLGVVLTGMGRDGARGLGSIKEAGGCSLAQNEASSVIYGMPRAAVELGVVDRSVHLQAMPQAIVETLNTIKP, encoded by the coding sequence ATGACCAGAAAAATCCGAGTCTTGGTGATTGACGACTCTGCGCTCGTTCGCAAGACCATCACCGACACCCTGCAGATGGATCCTGATATCGAGGTTGTCGGCGTTGCCAACGATCCCCTGATCGCCATGGACAAAATTCCGAAACTCCATCCCGATGTGCTGACGCTGGACATGGAGATGCCACGCATGGATGGCCTTACCTTTTTGCGCCAGCTCAAGCAGGAGAACTCCCCCCTACCCGTAGTGGTGATCAGCTCCCTGACCCAGCAAGGCTCCAAGCTGGCCCTCGATGCCATGGAGGCGGGAGCCAAGGAGGTGCTTGCCAAACCCGACGGCAGCAGCTCCATCGGCGCCCTGGCCGGCAAACTGGCTTTTCACATCAAGGCCGCCGCCAGGGCCCGCAGGGATCTTGCCCCCCTGCCCACAACCAAACTCCAGCCCAGCCTGCCCAGCCGGCCCCGAGCGCCTGCGGGAATGGATCGCCGCCTGGTGGTGATCGGCTCCTCAACTGGCGGCGTCGAGGCCTTGCGTTACATCCTGCCCGCCCTGCCAGCCGATCTGCCGCCCATTGCCATCGTGCAGCACATCCCGGCCTACTTCTCCAAGGCCGTGGCCGAACGCATCAACGACCTCAGTGCCATGGAGGTGCGGGAAGCAGCCGACAATGATCCACTGCTGCCGGGCGTCTGCCTGATTGCCCCCGGGGACTATCACATGATGATCGTCAAGCAGGATCAATACCGGGTGCGCCTGTTGCAAACCCCGCCAGTTCACCACTGCCGGCCGGCCGTGGATGTGCTTTTCCGCTCCGCAGCGGCAGTCGCCGGAGCCCACACCCTGGGGGTGGTGCTCACCGGGATGGGGCGAGATGGGGCCCGCGGCCTGGGGTCAATCAAGGAGGCGGGCGGCTGTTCCCTGGCCCAAAACGAAGCCAGCAGTGTGATCTACGGCATGCCCAGGGCCGCTGTT